In Lactococcus paracarnosus, a genomic segment contains:
- a CDS encoding YggT family protein encodes MLLLFLYKLITIYEWILIIHAFMSWAPDIRNSQVGRIIEKLSRPFLSLFDRLPLRFGGLDFTIVVAIIALNAIQRFLVMIA; translated from the coding sequence ATGCTACTATTATTTCTGTATAAGTTGATTACAATTTATGAATGGATTTTGATTATCCATGCATTTATGAGTTGGGCGCCTGACATCCGAAATAGTCAAGTTGGCCGGATCATTGAGAAGTTATCACGACCATTTTTATCTCTCTTTGATCGCTTACCACTTCGATTTGGTGGTCTAGATTTCACAATTGTTGTGGCTATTATTGCATTGAATGCTATTCAACGCTTTTTGGTGATGATTGCCTAA
- a CDS encoding cell division protein SepF, whose product MAFKDYIEKAKDYFNLGEEDEAGTVNRQRPQVVQNPAPVQPQMQAVQKTSPQETEVKMERKQVRQSESVAQNMRQASQQRQVSPSSIIPTIAIKEPAAYDNIMESAKIVRNGESVLVNFKNMGDQQARRSIDFLTGVVFTIDGDIQNVGGQIFLLTPSGMTVDAEKEMSILAGRNFEGMDAF is encoded by the coding sequence ATGGCATTCAAAGATTACATTGAAAAAGCAAAAGATTATTTTAATTTAGGTGAAGAGGATGAAGCGGGAACGGTTAATCGCCAAAGACCGCAAGTGGTTCAAAACCCAGCACCAGTTCAACCGCAAATGCAAGCGGTACAGAAGACTTCACCTCAAGAAACAGAGGTAAAAATGGAACGAAAGCAAGTTCGTCAATCGGAGTCTGTAGCTCAGAATATGAGACAAGCATCGCAACAGCGACAAGTTAGTCCATCTAGCATTATACCGACGATAGCGATTAAGGAACCGGCTGCATATGACAACATCATGGAGTCAGCAAAAATTGTACGTAATGGTGAAAGTGTACTCGTCAATTTCAAAAATATGGGAGACCAGCAAGCACGTCGCTCAATCGATTTTCTAACTGGCGTAGTCTTCACCATCGATGGAGATATCCAAAATGTTGGTGGACAAATATTCTTATTGACACCAAGTGGTATGACTGTAGATGCTGAAAAAGAAATGAGTATTCTAGCTGGTCGAAATTTTGAAGGAATGGATGCTTTCTAA
- a CDS encoding YggS family pyridoxal phosphate-dependent enzyme — protein MTLIENVDAVLKQVSLTEKHLASKENHPTTIVGVTKYVDANKARELVLAGITDIGENRVELFLDKYEQLADLSVTWHLIGTLQRRKVKDVINLVDYFHALDSVKLAQEIDKRATHRIKCFLQVNISGESSKHGLSLDELNQVLPEFSRFTNIEIVGLMTMMPLGATEVELADFFDQVKALQKSIANQKLPNIPCTELSMGMSQDYQQAIKHGATFVRIGSKFFK, from the coding sequence ATGACACTTATTGAAAATGTTGATGCAGTATTAAAACAGGTTAGCCTTACTGAGAAACACCTAGCATCAAAAGAAAATCATCCGACAACTATTGTTGGAGTTACCAAGTATGTTGATGCAAATAAAGCTCGAGAGCTGGTCTTAGCAGGTATCACTGATATTGGTGAGAATAGGGTAGAGCTATTCCTTGACAAATATGAGCAGTTAGCTGATTTATCAGTTACCTGGCATTTGATAGGCACCTTACAGCGACGAAAAGTGAAAGATGTCATCAACTTAGTTGATTACTTCCATGCCTTAGATTCTGTTAAACTAGCGCAAGAAATTGACAAGCGTGCGACGCATCGGATTAAGTGTTTTTTGCAAGTCAATATTTCAGGTGAATCAAGTAAGCATGGGTTATCGCTTGATGAGTTAAATCAAGTCTTACCCGAATTTTCAAGATTTACTAACATTGAAATTGTTGGTTTAATGACAATGATGCCCTTAGGTGCAACAGAAGTAGAGTTGGCAGACTTTTTTGATCAAGTAAAAGCGCTACAAAAATCAATAGCCAATCAAAAGTTACCCAATATACCATGTACAGAATTATCGATGGGAATGAGTCAAGATTATCAGCAGGCAATTAAGCATGGTGCTACTTTTGTCAGAATTGGTAGTAAATTTTTTAAGTAA
- the ileS gene encoding isoleucine--tRNA ligase: MKIKDTLNLGKTAFPMRAGLPNKEPIMQEAWDEAKLYENRLKDNAGKPAFILHDGPPYANGDIHVGHALNKISKDMIMRYKNMAGFRAPYVPGWDTHGLPIEQVLTKKGIKRKELDRAAYLRMCQEYALTQVDLQRKGFKSLGVLGDWENPYITLKPEFEAAQIRVFGKMAEKDYIYKGAKPIYWSPSSESSLAEAEIEYQDVRSASIYIAFKAVDTKGLLPNDSEFIIWTTTPWTIPSNQGIFTHPDYDYVLVAVNDRKFVVASELLNTVAEKLAWENYEVLQTVKGSDLDGMVAKHPFYDRDALVMNADYVTLDSGTGLVHVAPGHGEDDYVYSRKYKLDVLSPIDDRGYYTDEAPGFEGLFYDEGNKKVSELLSESGALLKLDFFTHSYPHDWRTKKPVIYRATPQWFASIDKFRDNILSEVERVDWVIPWGKTRLYNMIRDRGDWVISRQRAWGVPLPIFYAEDGTAVITPETTEHIAALFAENGSIIWWERDAKDLLPEGFTHPGSPNGIFTKETDIMDVWFDSGSSWNGVLNQREELTYPADLYLEGSDQYRGWFNSSITTSVAVNGIAPYKAVLSQGFVQDAKGRKFSKSLGNGIAPKDVTKQYGADILRLWVASVDSTSDVRVSMDLIGQTSESYRKIRNTLRFLIANTSDFDKAKDAIVFDDLHGSDKYMLVRLNQVITAVREAYDRYSFMDVYRTIFNFLTNDLSAFYLDFAKDIVYIESETSSDRRRMQTVMYEVLVTLTKLLVPVIPHTAEEIWTYLEQEEASYAYLTEMPTASDIPNSDEILDVWTAFLDFRTSVHKALEISRDEKVIGKSLEASVTVHPDDVTKVLLKTIGMEEDIATLLIVSEFNLSDQPLSDVTLTVADNDIMVVHASGHVCQRCRRTDETVGENENPHYVELCNNCSHIVNATFPEIAVDGFEAK; encoded by the coding sequence ATGAAAATTAAAGATACTTTAAATCTTGGTAAAACAGCATTCCCAATGCGTGCAGGACTACCAAACAAAGAACCTATAATGCAAGAGGCTTGGGATGAAGCGAAACTCTATGAAAATCGCTTGAAAGATAATGCAGGTAAACCGGCATTTATCTTACATGATGGCCCTCCTTATGCAAACGGAGATATCCATGTCGGTCATGCCTTAAACAAAATTTCTAAAGATATGATCATGCGCTATAAAAATATGGCAGGATTTCGTGCACCCTATGTACCTGGATGGGACACACATGGCTTACCAATCGAACAAGTCTTAACTAAAAAAGGGATCAAGCGTAAAGAGTTAGATCGTGCAGCCTATCTTAGAATGTGTCAAGAATATGCTTTAACACAGGTTGATTTGCAACGTAAAGGGTTCAAGTCTCTTGGTGTCTTGGGAGATTGGGAAAATCCATATATTACCTTAAAACCAGAATTTGAAGCAGCTCAAATTCGTGTATTTGGTAAAATGGCAGAGAAAGACTATATTTACAAGGGTGCAAAACCAATTTATTGGTCACCATCATCTGAGAGTTCTCTTGCTGAAGCAGAAATTGAGTATCAAGATGTTCGCTCTGCGTCTATCTATATCGCCTTTAAAGCAGTTGATACAAAAGGACTCTTACCAAATGATTCAGAGTTCATCATCTGGACGACAACACCGTGGACAATTCCATCCAACCAAGGTATCTTTACACATCCTGACTATGACTATGTTTTAGTTGCTGTTAATGATCGCAAATTTGTCGTTGCATCTGAACTGCTAAATACCGTTGCTGAGAAATTGGCATGGGAAAACTACGAAGTCTTGCAAACAGTCAAAGGGTCAGACTTAGATGGTATGGTAGCTAAGCATCCTTTTTACGACCGTGATGCGCTTGTCATGAATGCTGATTACGTTACCTTAGATTCAGGTACAGGACTTGTACACGTTGCGCCTGGCCATGGTGAAGATGACTATGTTTACAGTCGCAAGTACAAGCTTGATGTCTTGTCGCCGATTGATGATCGTGGCTACTATACAGATGAAGCACCTGGTTTTGAAGGTTTGTTTTACGATGAAGGTAATAAAAAAGTGAGTGAGCTATTAAGTGAATCAGGTGCCCTATTAAAACTTGATTTCTTTACCCATAGTTATCCACATGACTGGCGTACTAAAAAACCGGTTATTTACCGTGCAACACCACAATGGTTCGCCTCAATTGATAAATTCCGTGACAACATTCTATCTGAAGTAGAACGCGTTGATTGGGTCATTCCATGGGGTAAAACACGCCTCTATAATATGATTCGTGATCGTGGCGATTGGGTGATCAGTCGTCAACGTGCTTGGGGCGTGCCTTTACCTATCTTCTATGCAGAAGATGGCACAGCAGTTATTACACCAGAAACAACTGAACATATCGCAGCGCTTTTTGCAGAGAATGGGTCAATTATCTGGTGGGAACGTGACGCCAAAGACTTACTACCTGAAGGATTTACACATCCCGGTTCGCCAAATGGTATTTTTACCAAAGAAACTGATATCATGGATGTCTGGTTTGATTCAGGCTCATCATGGAACGGCGTGCTAAATCAACGAGAAGAATTAACTTATCCAGCAGACCTTTATCTAGAAGGATCAGATCAGTATCGTGGCTGGTTCAACTCATCTATCACAACATCAGTTGCTGTAAATGGGATTGCACCATACAAAGCTGTCCTATCACAAGGGTTTGTACAAGATGCCAAAGGTCGTAAGTTCTCTAAATCTTTAGGCAATGGGATTGCACCAAAAGATGTCACTAAACAATATGGTGCAGATATTCTAAGACTCTGGGTTGCTAGTGTAGACAGTACATCTGACGTACGTGTATCGATGGATCTGATTGGTCAAACATCAGAGTCTTATCGTAAGATTAGAAATACACTACGTTTCTTAATTGCCAATACATCAGATTTTGATAAAGCAAAAGATGCCATTGTGTTTGATGACTTGCATGGATCTGATAAGTATATGCTAGTTAGATTAAATCAAGTCATCACTGCAGTTCGTGAAGCGTATGATCGCTATAGCTTTATGGATGTTTACCGCACGATCTTTAATTTCTTGACAAATGATTTATCAGCCTTTTATCTTGATTTTGCAAAAGATATTGTTTATATTGAGTCAGAAACAAGCTCAGATCGTAGACGGATGCAAACTGTTATGTATGAAGTCCTGGTGACATTAACTAAACTATTAGTGCCTGTTATTCCGCATACTGCAGAAGAAATTTGGACATATTTAGAACAAGAAGAAGCGTCCTATGCTTATTTAACTGAGATGCCAACAGCTTCGGATATCCCAAATTCAGATGAGATATTAGATGTTTGGACAGCCTTTTTAGACTTCCGCACATCTGTACATAAAGCACTAGAAATCTCTAGAGATGAAAAAGTGATTGGTAAATCGCTTGAAGCTAGTGTGACTGTTCATCCTGATGACGTCACAAAAGTCTTGCTCAAAACAATCGGTATGGAAGAAGACATTGCGACCTTACTCATCGTATCGGAATTCAACCTTTCTGATCAACCTTTATCGGATGTCACCTTGACAGTCGCAGACAATGACATCATGGTTGTACATGCATCTGGTCATGTTTGCCAACGTTGCAGACGAACTGATGAAACTGTTGGTGAAAACGAGAATCCACATTATGTAGAACTTTGTAACAACTGTTCACATATTGTCAATGCAACATTCCCAGAAATTGCTGTCGATGGATTTGAAGCAAAATAA
- a CDS encoding RNA-binding protein: MSRDVYQHFRPSERVFIDKVIDWLEKVSDTYSIVVTDFLNPRQCFILEILMTSINNDELQVLTSASIVETEYVKLILAPSYYKLEILDFDLACLQIDFSSKFVTLKHSQILGTLLGETGLDRSKIGDISVHQSFAQVCVSKKLVTVFTESITKIARSGVKMKEISPNDFVRLPEQATNQVVLMSSLRIDKAIASVFDKSRSLSQDLIKSGKVKVNYAEVMQNDFEVRTGDLISIRGLGRVKIGQNLGLTKKDKVRIEVQIISSQK; encoded by the coding sequence ATGTCACGAGATGTGTATCAACATTTTAGACCTAGTGAGCGTGTTTTCATTGATAAGGTGATTGATTGGCTAGAAAAAGTATCAGATACCTACAGCATTGTTGTGACGGATTTCTTAAATCCAAGACAGTGTTTTATTCTAGAAATACTCATGACTAGCATTAATAATGATGAGCTACAGGTACTGACGAGTGCTTCGATTGTTGAGACCGAGTATGTCAAGCTAATATTAGCACCTAGTTATTACAAACTGGAAATACTGGATTTTGATTTGGCATGCCTACAGATTGACTTTTCTAGCAAATTTGTAACCTTAAAACATTCACAAATACTCGGTACACTGCTTGGGGAAACGGGACTTGATAGATCAAAAATTGGAGATATATCAGTTCATCAGTCGTTCGCTCAGGTTTGTGTTAGTAAAAAATTAGTAACTGTTTTCACTGAATCAATCACTAAGATTGCCCGAAGTGGTGTCAAAATGAAAGAGATTTCACCGAATGATTTTGTTAGGTTACCTGAACAGGCAACGAATCAGGTAGTGTTGATGTCAAGTTTACGTATAGATAAGGCGATAGCGAGTGTTTTTGACAAGTCGCGTAGTTTATCACAAGATCTAATCAAGTCAGGTAAAGTGAAGGTGAATTATGCAGAAGTTATGCAAAATGACTTTGAGGTGAGGACAGGCGACCTCATTAGTATCCGAGGATTAGGTAGAGTTAAGATTGGTCAAAACTTAGGATTGACAAAAAAAGATAAGGTTCGGATTGAAGTCCAGATCATATCAAGTCAAAAATAG
- a CDS encoding DivIVA domain-containing protein produces the protein MSLNSLDIQNKVFETKMRGYNKIDVDDFLDLIIRDYDEFSEKIKDQEREIKSLRERVESFEGMKDSLNKSIVVAQSAADNLKEHAINEANGITGEAGQKAQYILESAKKEAGVILNSASDDARRLVKETDELKRKMRIYHQRMALMVESQLEGIKSREWEEILKPTATYIGDGVDKLKEIIEAHEGNTVQISQTVNEVSAILDLQDEEKNTESLANLETSTDANLATSTENMTSLDTSDDSEA, from the coding sequence ATGAGCTTAAATAGTTTAGATATTCAAAATAAAGTTTTTGAAACAAAAATGCGTGGTTACAATAAGATTGACGTAGATGATTTCCTGGACTTAATTATTAGAGATTATGATGAATTTTCTGAAAAAATAAAAGACCAAGAACGTGAGATAAAGAGTTTACGTGAGCGTGTAGAATCTTTTGAAGGCATGAAAGATTCCCTTAATAAATCAATTGTTGTGGCACAGAGTGCTGCCGACAATTTAAAAGAGCATGCTATAAACGAAGCAAATGGGATTACAGGAGAAGCTGGTCAAAAAGCACAGTATATTCTAGAGTCTGCCAAAAAAGAAGCGGGAGTTATCTTGAATTCTGCATCAGATGACGCACGTCGCTTGGTAAAAGAAACAGACGAACTCAAGCGCAAGATGAGAATCTATCATCAACGTATGGCCTTGATGGTGGAGTCACAACTTGAAGGGATTAAATCTCGGGAATGGGAAGAAATCCTTAAACCAACAGCTACATATATTGGTGATGGTGTAGATAAGCTAAAAGAGATTATCGAAGCACACGAAGGTAATACCGTCCAAATTAGTCAAACTGTAAACGAAGTATCAGCAATACTCGACTTACAGGATGAGGAAAAAAATACAGAATCGTTAGCAAATCTTGAAACTAGTACGGATGCTAATTTAGCAACAAGTACAGAAAACATGACAAGCCTTGATACATCAGACGATTCTGAAGCATAA